One stretch of Oncorhynchus clarkii lewisi isolate Uvic-CL-2024 chromosome 3, UVic_Ocla_1.0, whole genome shotgun sequence DNA includes these proteins:
- the LOC139405894 gene encoding wnt inhibitory factor 1-like produces the protein MVLARCCFTASIKVNLALLACSVALVGICLARSDAPRGVAVPFVFDLKATCHPPCQHAGICIRNNTCFCSRGHEGETCQYANCYPKCKNGGECLRPGKCRCPSGFGGKYCHKVKCDSGCWNGGDCIAVNGVAKCICPSSWTGSKCQEAICPQGCRNGGSCVAPGICSCPEGWLGGACHTAVCHRPCLNGGKCLSPDSCRCRPPYSGPRCEERKKVF, from the exons ATGGTGCTCGCTCGCTGCTGCTTTACCGCCTCGATAAAGGTAAACCTCGCGCTGCTGGCCTGCTCGGTTGCGCTTGTGGGCATCTGCTTAGCGCGCTCGGACGCTCCGCGAGGGGTGGCGGTGCCCTTTGTTTTTGACCTCAAAGCGACGTGCCACCCTCCGTGCCAACATGCTGGCATCTGCATCCGAAACAACACCTGCTTCTGTTCTCGCGGCCATGAGGGAGAGACCTGCCAGTATG CTAACTGCTATCCCAAATGTAAGAATGGAGGAGAGTGTCTTCGCCCTGGAAAATGCAGATGTCCTTCTGGATTTGGAGGAAAATATTGTCATAAAG TGAAATGTGATAGTGGATGCTGGAACGGTGGCGACTGCATCGCTGTGAACGGAGTGGCCAAGTGCATCTGTCCCTCCAGCTGGACTGGCTCCAAATGCCAAGAGG CGATCTGTCCCCAGGGGTGCAGGAATGGGGGCAGCTGTGTGGCCCCAGGAATCTGCAGCTGTCCAGAGGGCTGGCTGGGTGGAGCCTGCCATACTG CTGTGTGTCACCGGCCCTGTCTGAATGGAGGCAAATGTTTGTCTCCCGATTCGTGCCGCTGTCGCCCTCCTTACTCTGGACCACGCTGTGAGGAGAGGAAAAAGGTGTTTTAA
- the LOC139405895 gene encoding von Willebrand factor D and EGF domain-containing protein-like has product MKLKLVLDLLYFLIILLPNTTFCQTVLPPECAPGGHSLLQNPYRSTSFSSRSLQQSALQDFICDHSLIPGWYQFQIFDKPASMPTQCVEVNHCGTQAPVWLSLGEGESLPRPLEVTQLTACATWQFFLSSSKDCCLFRIPVTVRNCGDFYVYLLQPTQGCMGYCAQEVSDSAAGGCGPDEVEVDGVCKAKQPPSPAVPVIVAELSGSIVYLKCSFEGHSLNSSLGYVVAWSRLSPQGIKEELKQETTVQTVAFIELDGINLRLGDKIYCSCSSFFLDSPDIQGAPAESEEFFAGIRLRPEVTTVSEDGKDYELTVESTIPVPCPGDASSSTPEECTLSLHLSTNNQGDDLLGPDVVLSSCRVDLSQSLGCRNGVCSQALVHLSPVIDFLRDGDRTTQISVNPIVTSNFLWSGYTPQGVQITVTDVPSAYCYSFTDPHIITFDGRQYDNYQIGTFVLYKSTRQPFEVHVRQWECGSVVHHASCTCGFVARDGGDVIAFDMCNGELGDTRPHLSVKNRNVGKSGIRITESYQGRKVTMTFSSGAFVRADVSDWGMSLTLRAPSSDWSQTQGLCGTYDGQTHNDLHTAGGAALDNEDVAAFISEWKLPPGSSLFDTVTSYQSAPNPHRYCNCEGESRPTSPRTRSQPIPGFDSSCSHHGNVRLHSIIPTLDVTAEYNSVELFKGHHDHPSWNSNQHGRAEDTGPQPVERGSTLTGSSHGANNQRSRGRRQSYQFLPNTPYQGLSQSDLEDFTYFFPEDHELTARPESSPAPTWPTPSGLTQHQARVQCQRAVANSSMALGCGRLLGPAIVSQAVAMCISDLQLKDDQAWVGATLPLLENECERRLVEERGREGEHQEMLSFLKCPNLCNGNGQCSEWGCVCFPGFGSYDCSVISDQTPEITELENEGLCDVRQSDCSTVQVFGQGFKDSYELKCEFLKEKFVDGEWTLDEPQFSLATFLHVSGLECQLPLEYRQPSAGLDLDTPTDRPLARWQIKVSNDGYGYSNAKILTLFDGACQICTLNADVLCTSREKTCNIDSVCYGEGDLNPSSPCLICRPDSSKYTWSIAEKNEPPVFQSAQGRLQTFQGEHFVYQLQAQDPEGSVVLFTLESGPSDTSLSPAGLLIWKATDTTASSSTQTFQFTITDDCSAETLASVQVSLRPCDCLNGASCVTNINLPPGSGEYLCVCPAGFTGDRCEEDIDDCKPNPCRLVKCIDGPNSFSCLCPPGMTGHTCREDVDECAAEPCFPGVGCNNTLGSFTCGSCPEGYTGDGKSCIKLEPSSGKGDDYKPIHRVTVPVPAVPTGVHQGSGTVKPSNQAPCSRQPCYPGVQCFESTHISVGYICGPCPPGLHGNGHTCSRSTTTEQRSVTTNREDGHPQVTEYSSREITGTTSSSSSSTTSSQYKRITEGPSSGSKRVPSVERKTPISPQDQTITRVSTPTNHNRGQSSKVDLTPDLRWGSLSPIVTCADSPCFSGVPCEPTVSGSFKCGRCPYGYTGDGFTCKAVCRYPCGRNMECSLPNTCTCKEGYTGYNCHIAVCRPDCKNQGKCGRPDVCVCPVGYSGPTCEEANCEPSCQHGGTCLVRNLCTCSYGYVGPRCEIMVCNRHCENGGECISPDVCKCKPGWYGPTCNSAVCNPVCLNGGTCIKPNICACPGGFYGSRCQIAVCSPPCKNGGQCMRNNVCSCPGGYTGKRCQKSVCDPMCMNKGKCVGPNSCSCASGWRGKRCNIPVCLQKCKNGGECVGPNTCHCPTGWEGLQCQSAICKQRCLNGGRCVLPNFCHCRNGYTGVTCGLKAPLA; this is encoded by the exons AGGTGTCAGACTCTGCGGCGGGGGGGTGTGGTCCTGACGAGGTGGAGGTTGATGGAGTGTGTAAAG CCAAACAGCCTCCTTCCCCAGCGGTACCTGTGATAGTAGCAGAGCTCTCTGGGAGCATCGTCTACCTGAAGTGCAGCTTCGAGGGCCATAGCCTGAACAGCTCCCTAGGCTATGTGGTTGCCTGGTCTCGCCTCTCCCCCCAAGGCATCAAAGAGGAACTGAAACAGGAGACTACTGTCCAAACCGTTGCCTTCATCGAGCTGGATGGGATCAACCTCCGACTGGGGGACAAG aTTTACTGCAGTTGCTCCAGTTTTTTCCTGGACTCGCCGGACATCCAGGGAGCCCCAGCGGAGAGCGAAGAGTTCTTCGCCGGGATCAGG TTGAGACCAGAGGTGACTACTGTGTCTGAGGATGGGAAGGACTATGAGTTGACTGTGGAGAGTACcatccctgtcccctgtcctggcgatgcctcctcctccaccccagaGGAGTGTACTCTCTCCTTACACCTGAGTACAAACAATCAAG GAGACGATCTGCTGGGTCCAGACGTGGTGTTGTCGTCGTGCCGGGTGGATCTCTCCCAGAGCTTGGGGTGTCGTAACGGGGTGTGTAGCCAGGCCCTGGTTCACCTCAGCCCGGTCATAGACTTCCTTAGGGACGGGGACAGGACGACACAGATCTCTGTCAACCCCATCGTCACATCCAACTTCCTCTGGAGCGGCTACACACCACAGGGTGTCCAG ATCACAGTGACGGATGTTCCCTCTGCATACTGCTACTCTTTCACTGATCCTCACATCATCACGTTTGATGGCAG GCAGTATGACAACTACCAGATCGGGACGTTTGTGTTGTACAAGAGCACGAGGCAGCCGTTCGAGGTCCATGTGCGCCAGTGGGAGTGCGGGAGCGTTGTCCACCACGCCTCGTGCACGTGCGGTTTCGTGGCAAGAGACGGCGGTGACGTCATAGCCTTCGACATGTGCAATGGAGAGCTGGGGGACACCAGGCCACACCTGTCGGTGAAGAACAGGAACGTGGGCAAGAGTGGCATCCGCATCACTGAGTCTTACCAAGGACGCAAAGTCACA ATGACCTTCTCGTCTGGGGCATTTGTGCGTGCCGATGTGTCTGACTGGGGCATGAGTCTGACCCTGAGGGCCCCCAGCTCAGACTGGAGCCAAACCCAGGGCCTGTGTGGGACATATGACGGACAGACCCACAATGACCTCCACACAGCAGGGGGCGCAGCGCTGGACAACGAAGACGTAGCAGCCTTCATCTCTGAATGGAA ACTCCCTCCTGGTAGCAGCTTGTTTGACACCGTGACGTCCTATCAGAGCGCTCCAAACCCTCACAGGTACTGTAACTGTGAAGGAGAGTCCCGCCCTACGTCCCCGCGAACCAGGTCTCAGCCAATCCCTGGCTTCGACTCCTCCTGTTCTCACCACGGCAACGTGAGACTCCACAGTATCATCCCCACTCTGGATGTCACCGCCGAATACAACTCAGTAGAGCTGTTCAAAGGCCACCACGACCACCCCTCATGGAACTCCAACCAGCACGGCCGGGCCGAGGACACCGGCCCCCAGCCTGTAGAGAGAGGCTCTACCCTAACAGGCTCCAGCCATGGAGCCAACAACCAGAGGAGCCGTGGAAGGCGCCAGTCCTACCAGTTCCTCCCCAACACGCCGTACCAGGGCCTGAGCCAGTCCGACCTGGAGGACTTCACCTACTTCTTCCCAGAGGACCACGAGCTGACTGCCCGGCCCGAGTCCTCCCCTGCCCCCACCTGGCCCACCCCGTCTGGGCTAACACAGCACCAGGCCAGGGTGCAGTGCCAGCGGGCGGTGGCTAATTCCAGCATGGCCCTGGGCTGCGGCCGGCTGTTAGGCCCGGCCATAGTGAGCCAGGCGGTGGCTATGTGCATTAGCGACCTCCAGCTAAAGGATGACCAGGCCTGGGTGGGTGCTACTCTGCCTCTGCTTGAGAACGAGTGTGAGAGGAGgctagtggaggagagggggagagagggagagcaccaGGAGATGTTGTCCTTCCTCAAATGTCCTAATCTATGTAATGGGAATGGCCAGTGCTCCGAGTGGGGGTGTGTGTGCTTCCCCGGGTTCGGCTCCTACGACTGCAGCGTTATCTCTG ACCAGACTCCAGAGATCACAGAGCTGGAGAATGAGGGACTGTGTGATGTCAGACAGAGTGACTGCTCCACTGTACAGGTCTTTGGACAAGGCTTCAAAGACTCCTATGAACTCAAGTGTGAATTTTTGAAGGAAAAG TTTGTGGATGGTGAGTGGACCCTGGACGAACCTCAGTTTTCCTTGGCTACCTTCCTGCATGTGTCAGGTTTGGAGTGTCAGCTCCCCCTGGAGTACAGACAACCCAGTGCAGGCCTGGACCTGGATACGCCCACCGACAGACCCCTGGCACGCTGGCAGATCAAA GTGTCCAACGACGGCTACGGTTACAGCAACGCCAAGATCCTGACCCTGTTCGATGGAGCCTGTCAGATCTGCACGCTCAACGCTGACGTTCTCTGTACATCCAGG GAGAAAACATGCAAcattgacagtgtgtgttatggagAGGGAGACCTCAATCCCAGCAGCCCTTGCCTGATATGCCGACCAGACTCCTCCAAATACACATGGTCCATCGCTGAGA AGAATGAGCCACCAGTGTTTCAGTCAGCCCAGGGGCGTCTGCAGACGTTCCAGGGGGAACACTTTGTGTACCAGCTGCAGGCTCAGGATCCAGAAGGCTCCGTGGTGCTGTTCACTCTGGAGTCAGGCCCCAGTGacacctccctctcccccgcTGGCCTGCTCATCTGGAAGGCTACTGACACTActgcctcctcctccacacagacCTTTCAGTTCACTATCACAGACGATTGTAGTGCTGAGACGCTTGCCTCTGTACAG gtctCTCTGCGGCCCTGTGACTGTCTGAACGGAGCTTCCTGTGTTACAAACATTAACCTCCCCCCTGGCAGCGGGGAgtacctgtgtgtctgtcccgCTGGCTTCACAGGGGACAGGTGTGAGGAGGACATAGACGACTGTAAACCCAACCCCTGCCGTCTGGTCAAGTGTATAGACGGACCCAACTCTTTCTCCTGCCTCTGTCCCCCCGGAATGACCG gtcatacCTGTAGAGAGGATGTGGATGAATGTGCCGCAGAGCCGTGCTTCCCTGGGGTGGGCTGCAACAACACACTGGGCTCATTCACCTGTGGCTCCTGTCCAGAGGGTTACACCGGGGACGGGAAGAGTTGCA ttaAATTGGAGCCGTCCAGTGGTAAGGGTGATGATTATAAGCCTATTCATAGAGTGACCGTGCCTGTACCCGCTGTACCCACAGGAGTTCACCAGGGTTCTGGCACAGTTAAACCATCAAACCAGGCCCCCTGCTCCAGACAACCATGCTACCCAGGGGTGCAGTGCTTTGAGAGCACACACATATCCGTAGGCTACATCTGTGGACCCTGTCCACCTGGGCTCCATGGAAACGGACACACCTGTAGTAGAAGCACCACAACAG AACAGAGGTCAGTTACCACCAACAGAGAAGATGGACATCCCCAAGTGACAGAATACTCCAGTAGGGAAATTACtggcaccacctcctcctcttcttcctccaccacctcctcccagTACAAGAGGATAACTGAGGGGCCCTCATCGGGTAGCAAGAGAGTCCCCTCCGTGGAGAGAAAGACACCTATTAGCCCCCAGGACCAAACTATCACCAGAGTCTCCACCCCCACCAATCACAACCGAGGTCAGAGCAGCAAGGTggacctgacccctgaccttagGTGGGGGTCATTGTCTCCCATAGTGACCTGTGCGGACTCGCCCTGCTTCTCCGGTGTGCCCTGTGAGCCCACAGTCTCAGGCTCCTTCAAGTGTGGCCGCTGCCCATATGGTTACACTGGAGATGGGTTCACCTGCAAAG CTGTGTGCCGGTATCCATGTGGAAGGAATATGGAGTGCTCTCTACCCAACACCTGCACTTGTAAAGAAGGTTATACCGGATATAACTGCCACATAG CTGTCTGCCGACCGGACTGCAAGAACCAAGGGAAGTGTGGCAGGccagatgtgtgtgtctgtcccgtGGGCTACAGCGGACCAACATGTGAGGAAG CTAACTGTGAGCCATCTTGCCAGCATGGAGGAACCTGTCTGGTCAGGAATCTCTGCACCTGTTCCTACGGTTACGTGGGGCCAAGATGTGAAATCA tgGTGTGCAACAGGCACTGTGAAAACGGAGGGGAGTGTATTTCTCCCGATGTGTGTAAGTGCAAGCCTGGCTGGTACGGACCAACATGTAACTCAG CTGTCTGCAATCCAGTGTGTTTGAACGGTGGGACTTGTATCAAACCCAACATCTGTGCCTGTCCCGGTGGCTTCTATGGCTCCCGATGTCAGATTG CTGTATGCAGCCCTCCCTGTAAGAACGGAGGTCAATGTATGAGGAACAACGTCTGCTCCTGCCCCGGGGGTTACACAGGGAAGCGGTGTCAGAAGA GTGTGTGCGACCCCATGTGCATGAACAAGGGGAAGTGTGTGGGGCCCAACTCCTGCTCCTGTGCCTCTGggtggagggggaagaggtgtaaCATTC ccGTGTGCCTGCAGAAGTGTAAGAACGGTGGTGAGTGTGTGGGACCCAACACCTGCCACTGTCCCACAGGATGGGAAGGCCTACAGTGTCAGTCCG CCATCTGTAAGCAGAGATGCCTCAACGGGGGAAGGTGTGTCCTGCCCAACTTCTGCCACTGTCGCAACGGGTACACTGGCGTCACCTGTGGGTTAAAG GCCCCGCTTGCATAA